A genome region from Dendrosporobacter quercicolus includes the following:
- the recN gene encoding DNA repair protein RecN, with protein MLKTLTVLNFALIEQAIVDFTAGLNILTGETGAGKSILIDAFGVILGNRASTDHIRKGAEALRVEAVFDTAGNTAVSELLEGQAIAAEEDGTLIISRRFTRNGKNAITVNGCHVTLGFLRLLGQRLVDMHGQHENQSLLRPETQRLLLDSFSTELKAKLELYRSVYDKWLAISRELTASESKSRERAQRLDMLKWQTDEIAAASLKPGEDSELAAQIKVLANAEKITASLHQAYSILNDGGKGHGAVIGGLAQIKRELETVVRYNSKFEAQLTVITDALYQLEDCSRELRNDYESLEFNPQRLASLQARLELIDKLAKKYGPSTQDILDYYQQAQQELISMAGYDDLLDALGRQKDELERNLSGLARELTLLRTTNAALLAEEIEQHLIHLGMPKAKLQIAVTETGHFTAAGCNEISFLFSANAGEEPQAVHKVASGGELSRLALAIKTVCAARDNVGTMVFDEIDSGIGGQTAQMVAERIAMVAAAKQVLCITHLPQIAAMADAHIYLEKQADDERTITKIRCLTKAEQLTELARMLSGTVTDLALDNAAQMLQFALNKKEKWKNKA; from the coding sequence AATCGATATTAATCGATGCGTTCGGTGTCATTTTGGGCAACAGGGCATCTACTGATCACATCAGGAAAGGCGCTGAAGCTTTGCGGGTCGAAGCCGTTTTCGACACTGCCGGCAATACCGCTGTGAGCGAGCTGTTAGAAGGGCAGGCAATCGCCGCGGAAGAGGACGGCACATTAATCATCAGCCGCAGATTTACACGTAACGGCAAGAATGCCATTACCGTCAATGGCTGCCATGTAACCCTGGGGTTTTTGCGCCTGTTAGGTCAAAGGCTTGTCGATATGCACGGGCAGCATGAGAACCAGTCCCTGCTGCGGCCGGAAACCCAGCGGCTGCTTTTGGACTCCTTCAGTACGGAGCTGAAGGCTAAGCTAGAGCTTTACCGGTCGGTCTACGACAAGTGGCTGGCAATCAGCCGTGAGCTGACCGCCAGTGAGAGTAAGTCGCGGGAGCGGGCGCAGCGGCTGGACATGCTCAAATGGCAAACGGACGAAATAGCGGCAGCCAGCCTTAAGCCTGGTGAAGACAGCGAACTGGCGGCCCAGATCAAAGTGCTGGCCAATGCTGAAAAAATAACAGCTTCCCTGCATCAAGCCTATTCCATTTTGAATGACGGCGGCAAAGGCCACGGGGCTGTGATCGGCGGTCTGGCCCAGATAAAGCGCGAACTGGAAACTGTTGTGCGCTATAACAGCAAATTTGAAGCGCAGCTGACGGTGATTACCGACGCCTTGTATCAGCTCGAAGACTGCAGCCGTGAATTGCGCAATGATTATGAGAGTCTGGAGTTTAATCCACAGCGGCTGGCCAGCTTGCAGGCGCGGCTGGAGCTTATTGATAAACTGGCGAAAAAATACGGCCCCTCTACGCAGGATATATTGGACTATTATCAGCAAGCTCAGCAAGAATTGATTAGTATGGCCGGATACGATGACCTGCTCGACGCCCTGGGCAGGCAGAAGGATGAACTTGAGCGGAATTTAAGTGGCCTGGCCCGGGAGCTTACTCTGTTGCGGACAACGAATGCCGCTTTACTGGCTGAGGAAATTGAACAGCATTTAATCCATCTGGGCATGCCCAAGGCGAAATTGCAGATTGCCGTAACAGAAACCGGCCATTTTACGGCTGCCGGCTGCAATGAGATCAGCTTTTTGTTCTCGGCCAATGCCGGTGAAGAGCCGCAGGCTGTTCATAAAGTGGCGTCAGGCGGTGAACTGTCCCGCCTGGCGTTAGCCATAAAAACTGTTTGTGCGGCCAGGGATAATGTCGGCACAATGGTTTTTGATGAAATTGACAGTGGAATTGGCGGCCAGACAGCTCAAATGGTTGCGGAACGAATCGCGATGGTTGCTGCAGCCAAGCAAGTATTATGCATCACGCATTTACCGCAAATTGCGGCTATGGCCGATGCTCATATTTATCTAGAGAAACAGGCGGATGATGAACGAACAATTACCAAAATCCGCTGCCTGACTAAAGCTGAACAATTGACTGAATTAGCCCGGATGCTATCCGGCACAGTGACCGATTTAGCTCTTGACAATGCCGCTCAGATGCTTCAGTTTGCATTAAATAAAAAAGAAAAATGGAAAAATAAAGCGTAA
- the spoIVB gene encoding SpoIVB peptidase, which translates to MLGTKWRSVVGMCIAVLIIAFSSSPQFRNIYGLPLQMRIIQGETAFFNVNYPLTVTVSQDLDDSLRIKTQPSGYAISRPVFLEPVKLGRATVEFKLLGLIPIRTVQVDVLPQLKLVPGGHSIGVVMQSHGVIVVGNSPVQVNEGQYVTPAKDSGIQVGDVILGINDTPVHSDSQVAEMIDGSGREQVLQFLIKRGDEQLTISVKTVLCNDTKRYRIGLFVRDSAAGVGTLTFYEPGSQAYGALGHVITDNDTNQPIDCEQGKIVPASVSGIQQGKRGQPGEKIGVFIEEDQLLGNIQKNTKFGIYGKLNQAMDNAVYSEALPVASMNQVQTGAAEMLTVVEGQTIERFAIEIQRINLQNFPESKGLVIKVVDSRLLERTGGIVQGMSGSPIIQNGKIVGAVTHVFVHDPTKGYGCFIDWMLMESGIIPPKEQQTSKRLFTYGSRLNKSA; encoded by the coding sequence ATGCTGGGTACTAAATGGCGTTCCGTTGTGGGAATGTGTATTGCCGTACTGATTATCGCTTTTTCGTCTTCGCCTCAGTTCCGTAACATTTACGGTCTTCCGCTCCAAATGAGAATCATTCAGGGAGAGACAGCTTTTTTTAATGTAAACTATCCGCTCACAGTTACGGTAAGTCAGGATTTGGATGACAGTTTAAGAATCAAAACCCAGCCTTCAGGTTATGCCATTTCCCGGCCGGTCTTTTTGGAACCGGTAAAATTGGGGCGGGCGACTGTTGAGTTTAAACTGTTAGGCTTAATCCCCATTCGCACCGTCCAGGTCGATGTACTGCCTCAGTTGAAACTCGTTCCCGGCGGCCATTCCATTGGTGTGGTAATGCAGTCCCACGGTGTTATTGTCGTCGGAAATTCACCTGTTCAGGTAAATGAAGGTCAATATGTGACGCCGGCTAAAGATTCCGGGATTCAGGTGGGAGATGTAATTCTGGGTATTAATGATACTCCGGTGCACAGCGACAGCCAGGTTGCTGAAATGATCGACGGCAGCGGCCGGGAGCAGGTGCTGCAGTTTCTTATTAAGAGAGGTGATGAACAGCTGACAATCAGTGTAAAAACAGTTTTGTGCAATGATACCAAACGCTACCGGATTGGCTTGTTTGTCCGGGACAGCGCGGCTGGCGTGGGTACGCTGACTTTTTACGAGCCAGGTTCGCAAGCTTATGGTGCATTAGGTCATGTGATTACCGACAATGATACCAATCAGCCGATTGATTGTGAACAGGGCAAAATTGTACCGGCAAGCGTGTCCGGCATTCAGCAGGGCAAACGTGGCCAGCCCGGCGAAAAGATCGGCGTATTTATTGAAGAGGATCAATTGCTGGGCAATATTCAAAAAAATACAAAGTTTGGAATTTACGGAAAGCTTAACCAAGCGATGGACAATGCGGTTTATTCCGAAGCATTGCCGGTGGCATCAATGAATCAAGTGCAAACAGGCGCTGCGGAAATGCTGACTGTGGTTGAAGGCCAGACCATTGAACGGTTTGCCATTGAAATCCAGCGGATTAACTTACAAAACTTTCCGGAAAGCAAGGGTTTGGTCATTAAAGTGGTCGATTCACGCTTATTAGAGCGTACCGGGGGCATTGTCCAGGGAATGAGCGGCAGCCCTATCATTCAAAATGGCAAAATCGTCGGGGCTGTTACCCATGTTTTTGTTCATGATCCAACCAAAGGATATGGCTGTTTTATTGATTGGATGTTAATGGAAAGCGGGATCATACCGCCCAAAGAACAGCAAACAAGCAAGCGTTTATTCACCTATGGCAGCCGTTTAAACAAAAGCGCTTAA
- the spo0A gene encoding sporulation transcription factor Spo0A — protein MVKERIRVAIADDNREFVGIIQEYLSQQPDIDLIGVAYNGEEILTIIEEKKPDVVILDIIMPHLDGIGVLERINEFNGRRPKIIMLTAFGQESITQRVVELGADYYILKPFNMEVISNRIRQLASTITSQRPVIAQALKARPMDLEVTNIIREIGIPAHIKGYQYLRDAIMMIITEIELLGAVTKVLYPMIAEKYSTTPSRVERAIRHAIEVAWGRGNMDMINRIFGYTIKLEKGKPTNSEFMAMIADKLRMEMRA, from the coding sequence GTGGTTAAAGAAAGAATTAGAGTAGCTATTGCTGATGATAACCGGGAATTTGTAGGCATTATTCAGGAGTATTTAAGTCAGCAGCCGGACATTGATTTGATTGGTGTAGCGTACAATGGCGAGGAAATTTTAACAATCATTGAAGAAAAGAAACCGGATGTCGTAATTTTAGATATCATTATGCCTCATCTTGATGGCATTGGTGTCTTGGAACGGATTAATGAGTTTAACGGCAGACGTCCCAAAATTATTATGCTGACCGCTTTCGGGCAGGAGAGCATTACCCAGCGGGTTGTGGAGCTGGGGGCTGATTATTATATTTTAAAGCCTTTTAACATGGAAGTGATTAGTAACCGGATCCGTCAGCTGGCCAGCACAATTACGTCTCAGCGGCCAGTGATCGCCCAGGCGCTGAAAGCCCGGCCAATGGATCTGGAGGTAACCAATATTATCAGGGAAATTGGCATTCCGGCGCATATTAAAGGCTATCAATACTTACGGGATGCAATTATGATGATTATTACGGAAATAGAATTGTTAGGAGCTGTGACCAAAGTTCTGTATCCAATGATTGCCGAAAAATATTCCACAACGCCCAGCCGGGTTGAACGGGCCATCAGGCATGCCATCGAAGTGGCCTGGGGCAGGGGCAACATGGATATGATTAACCGGATATTCGGTTATACCATAAAACTGGAAAAAGGCAAACCTACCAATTCCGAGTTCATGGCAATGATTGCCGATAAACTGCGCATGGAAATGCGCGCCTGA
- a CDS encoding NUDIX domain-containing protein: protein MDHLTEKFIKSEVVFNGSLLTVRRDTVELPNGKPATRELVEHPGAVAVVPVRSDGKVLLVRQYRYPVGRLTLEIPAGKLDQGEKPEDCAKRELEEETGYQAGKLRRLSAVLTTPGFTNELIHLYVAEELVLKERHPDEDEFIDVEVFSPDEIRTMIENGALCDAKTLLGLLLAGL from the coding sequence ATGGATCATCTCACTGAAAAATTTATTAAATCTGAAGTGGTTTTTAACGGCAGCCTGTTAACCGTTCGTCGTGATACCGTAGAGCTGCCCAATGGCAAGCCGGCCACCAGGGAGTTGGTTGAACACCCCGGGGCGGTGGCCGTAGTGCCGGTGCGTTCCGACGGTAAGGTATTACTGGTACGGCAGTATCGCTATCCGGTAGGCCGGTTAACCCTGGAAATTCCAGCCGGTAAGCTGGATCAGGGAGAGAAGCCGGAGGATTGCGCCAAACGGGAACTGGAGGAGGAGACCGGTTATCAGGCCGGCAAACTCCGGCGGCTGTCGGCAGTCCTGACAACGCCCGGTTTCACCAATGAACTGATTCATCTTTACGTTGCCGAAGAATTGGTATTGAAAGAGCGCCATCCGGACGAAGATGAGTTTATTGATGTTGAAGTTTTCTCGCCGGATGAAATCAGGACAATGATTGAAAACGGCGCGCTTTGTGATGCCAAAACATTGTTGGGGCTGTTGTTGGCAGGTTTGTAA
- a CDS encoding endonuclease Q family protein translates to MKNFFADLHIHVGMSEQGQWVKIPTSRRLTIHNILAEAAERKGLALIGVIDALSPLVLNDLSDLVNRGLLTLCSGGGYRYLDKITLLLGAEIETVEARGGQSHTLIFLPDIAEMTRFSQRMANHIRNINLSSQNAHIPLGRLIEIAGEHDAVIIPAHVFTPHKSLFGVCCHRLDSILTDRQIARIGAIELGLSADSVMADRIPELAQFSFLSNSDAHSLDKIAREYNVLMMAAPSFTEFAKVCRRQEGRRVAANYGLDPRLGKYHRSCCPSCGTAVAATVLPGQCSVCGGNQLIQGVFDRIEQIASYRLPQHPGHRSPYIYQIPLEFIPGIGKRAMAKLLADFGTEMNVLNKAGYAELVSSVGERLAGCIAETRSGQARIVNGGGGVYGRVKRH, encoded by the coding sequence ATGAAGAATTTTTTTGCGGATTTACATATTCATGTCGGTATGAGCGAGCAGGGCCAATGGGTCAAAATTCCCACATCACGCCGGCTAACCATCCACAATATTTTAGCAGAGGCAGCCGAACGCAAGGGACTGGCGCTAATTGGCGTTATTGACGCCTTGTCGCCATTGGTCTTAAATGATTTATCCGACTTGGTTAACCGTGGTTTGCTTACTTTATGCAGCGGCGGCGGCTATCGCTATCTGGATAAAATCACCCTGCTGTTAGGTGCGGAAATTGAAACCGTTGAGGCCCGGGGCGGACAGTCGCATACCCTGATTTTCCTGCCCGATATTGCTGAGATGACCCGGTTTTCCCAGCGGATGGCCAATCATATCCGCAATATCAACCTGAGTTCGCAAAATGCTCATATCCCTTTGGGCAGGTTAATTGAAATAGCTGGCGAGCATGATGCGGTCATTATTCCAGCCCATGTGTTTACCCCCCATAAAAGCCTGTTTGGCGTGTGCTGCCATCGCCTGGACTCCATTCTTACCGACCGGCAAATAGCCCGGATTGGAGCCATTGAGCTGGGCCTAAGCGCTGACAGCGTGATGGCTGACCGGATACCGGAATTGGCGCAATTTAGTTTTTTGTCTAATTCTGATGCTCATTCGCTGGATAAAATTGCGCGGGAGTACAATGTTTTGATGATGGCTGCGCCCAGCTTTACGGAGTTTGCCAAGGTCTGCCGCCGCCAGGAAGGGCGCCGGGTCGCGGCCAATTATGGACTGGATCCCCGGCTAGGTAAATATCACCGTTCCTGTTGCCCCTCCTGCGGGACGGCAGTCGCAGCAACTGTTTTACCCGGTCAATGTTCCGTCTGCGGCGGCAATCAACTGATCCAGGGTGTATTTGACAGGATTGAACAAATTGCTTCTTACCGGCTGCCGCAGCATCCCGGCCATCGGTCGCCCTATATTTATCAGATTCCGCTGGAATTCATTCCTGGTATTGGCAAGAGAGCCATGGCCAAATTGCTAGCCGACTTCGGCACGGAGATGAATGTCCTGAACAAGGCCGGTTATGCCGAACTAGTGAGCAGCGTCGGTGAGCGGCTGGCCGGCTGCATTGCCGAAACGCGTTCCGGCCAGGCCCGGATCGTCAATGGCGGCGGCGGCGTTTACGGCCGGGTGAAAAGGCACTAG
- the spoIIM gene encoding stage II sporulation protein M: MLGYFRQNLAEYLKSNIVAYFFIILIFIVGIVVGALAVKTLPDEQKTELISYLRIFFTGLVKGADGIGDTSGLLGSAVLNNIKTVSLMWVLGFTIVGIPFVLFMIFTRGFIIGFTVGFLVNEYVMKGMLFALAAVLPHNFLAIPAIVVTGVASVSFSLRLLRRKARTRPGIVAESINYTGICLVMLLLIVVAAFIEVYVSPVFMKLVAGLLLK, encoded by the coding sequence ATGCTGGGCTATTTTCGCCAGAATCTGGCTGAATATCTAAAATCCAATATTGTGGCTTATTTTTTTATTATCCTGATCTTTATTGTGGGGATCGTCGTTGGGGCACTGGCAGTGAAAACCCTGCCGGATGAACAGAAAACCGAATTAATCAGCTATCTGCGGATATTTTTTACCGGCCTGGTCAAAGGGGCCGATGGTATTGGCGATACTTCCGGCCTGTTAGGAAGCGCTGTCCTGAACAACATAAAAACGGTCAGTTTAATGTGGGTTTTAGGGTTTACCATTGTAGGCATCCCGTTCGTACTGTTTATGATATTTACCCGGGGCTTTATTATCGGCTTTACCGTTGGTTTTTTGGTTAACGAATATGTAATGAAAGGAATGCTGTTTGCTCTTGCAGCGGTATTGCCTCATAATTTTCTAGCGATACCGGCCATTGTGGTTACCGGTGTGGCCTCAGTTTCGTTCTCTCTCCGGCTGCTTCGCCGCAAAGCGCGGACCCGTCCGGGCATAGTGGCGGAATCGATCAATTATACCGGTATTTGTTTGGTCATGCTGCTGCTGATTGTCGTTGCAGCCTTTATTGAGGTGTATGTTTCTCCGGTGTTTATGAAACTGGTGGCAGGTCTTTTATTAAAATAA
- a CDS encoding EamA family transporter, translated as MALPVVMALLAVYIFWGGTYLAMKVAIETLPPFTMAGIRFLIAGAIVYAWQAGRGVEQPKPVHMKNAAIVGVTMLLGGNGLIVWAEQYVSSGIAAIIFATVPCWVALLSWLWQGGARPNVMVFGGLILGIIGILLLVNNSVGELSSTASQWIGYMVLVISSLFWAVGALYSRVAKLPASPFMATALQMLFGGGACLLFGLMIGEWPQLNFALVSNRSLFALGYLIVFGSIIGFSAYIWLLKVTDPTLVTTNTYVNPIVAVFLGWVLAGERMTGNDALAAIIIVLAVIMIHKANHRKKVVIPAPEQVALTMGQEGK; from the coding sequence ATGGCTTTACCTGTTGTAATGGCTTTACTGGCTGTATATATATTCTGGGGAGGGACTTATTTAGCGATGAAAGTTGCTATTGAAACATTACCTCCTTTTACAATGGCGGGAATACGATTTTTAATAGCCGGGGCCATTGTATATGCCTGGCAAGCGGGGCGAGGCGTGGAACAGCCAAAGCCGGTTCACATGAAGAACGCAGCTATTGTGGGCGTTACGATGCTGCTGGGGGGGAATGGCTTAATTGTGTGGGCTGAGCAATATGTATCAAGTGGTATTGCTGCTATTATTTTCGCTACGGTACCATGCTGGGTAGCTTTGCTTTCCTGGCTTTGGCAGGGGGGCGCGCGTCCTAATGTTATGGTTTTTGGAGGACTCATCCTGGGGATTATTGGAATTTTACTATTGGTGAATAATTCTGTTGGCGAACTTTCGAGCACTGCATCACAGTGGATTGGTTATATGGTATTAGTAATTTCATCTCTGTTCTGGGCGGTAGGTGCACTCTATTCCCGGGTAGCGAAACTGCCTGCATCGCCATTTATGGCTACGGCGCTGCAAATGCTTTTTGGCGGAGGAGCGTGTTTGTTATTTGGCTTGATGATCGGTGAATGGCCGCAACTAAATTTTGCTTTGGTATCAAACCGTTCGCTGTTTGCCTTAGGATATTTAATTGTATTTGGTTCTATTATTGGGTTTAGCGCCTATATCTGGTTATTAAAAGTAACCGATCCTACATTGGTGACAACTAATACTTATGTTAATCCGATTGTAGCGGTATTTCTCGGGTGGGTACTTGCCGGAGAACGAATGACCGGTAATGATGCGTTGGCCGCCATCATCATTGTATTGGCTGTTATTATGATCCATAAGGCCAATCATCGGAAAAAGGTGGTGATTCCTGCCCCAGAGCAAGTAGCATTGACTATGGGGCAGGAGGGGAAATGA
- a CDS encoding PLP-dependent aminotransferase family protein, translating into MTVVFADRMEFLRASEIREILKITQRPEVISFAGGLPAPELFPVEEMKCVALKVLEESGKQALQYSTTEGFEPLRKQIEVRLNKKFKVDVKYTNILITSGSQQALDLTGKLFLNPQDIVLCESPTYLAAISAFKAYKPNFIEVPTDDDGMIIGELEKILQTTVNIKFIYIIPDFQNPTGRTWSLDRRRQFIEVINQYEIPVIEDNAYGELRFEGEVLPAIKSFDSKGLVIFVSTFSKTFCPGLRIGWIAADTQFIEKYVLLKQAADLHTSSISQREISRYIELYDFEAHIKMLAEVYKGRRDAVVTAMQKFFPQNVRFTYPQGGLFTWVELPRHVSAKALLERCLKQNVAFVPGDSFFPNGRIENTFRLNYSNMPEERIYEGIRRLSKEIENY; encoded by the coding sequence ATGACTGTAGTCTTTGCAGACCGTATGGAGTTTTTGAGAGCATCTGAAATTCGTGAAATTTTAAAAATTACTCAACGGCCGGAAGTCATTTCTTTTGCCGGAGGGCTTCCGGCTCCGGAACTATTCCCCGTGGAAGAAATGAAGTGTGTTGCTTTAAAGGTATTGGAAGAGTCAGGAAAACAGGCGCTTCAATACTCAACTACCGAAGGCTTTGAACCGCTTCGTAAACAAATTGAGGTCAGGCTTAATAAAAAATTCAAGGTAGATGTTAAATACACCAATATACTTATCACCAGCGGCTCACAACAGGCCTTGGATCTTACCGGAAAGCTATTTTTAAATCCACAGGATATCGTTCTTTGCGAAAGTCCGACTTATTTAGCAGCAATAAGCGCTTTTAAAGCCTACAAGCCTAATTTTATTGAAGTGCCTACGGATGATGATGGAATGATTATCGGAGAACTGGAAAAGATTTTACAAACTACTGTAAATATAAAGTTCATCTATATTATTCCGGATTTTCAAAATCCAACGGGCCGGACGTGGTCTTTAGACAGGCGTCGACAATTTATAGAAGTAATAAATCAATATGAAATCCCTGTAATTGAGGATAATGCTTATGGAGAATTACGATTTGAAGGTGAAGTTTTACCAGCTATTAAGTCCTTTGATTCCAAAGGTCTTGTCATTTTTGTAAGTACTTTTTCAAAAACTTTCTGTCCTGGGCTCAGGATAGGCTGGATAGCAGCTGATACTCAATTTATTGAAAAATATGTGCTGCTTAAGCAGGCGGCGGATCTCCATACCTCCTCTATAAGTCAAAGAGAAATATCCAGATATATAGAATTATATGATTTTGAAGCGCATATTAAAATGCTGGCTGAGGTATATAAAGGCCGCAGGGACGCTGTGGTAACTGCGATGCAAAAATTCTTTCCTCAAAACGTCAGGTTTACTTATCCCCAAGGCGGCTTATTCACCTGGGTGGAGCTGCCCAGGCACGTTAGCGCGAAAGCGTTATTAGAAAGATGCCTTAAACAAAATGTGGCTTTTGTCCCGGGAGATTCTTTCTTTCCGAATGGACGTATCGAAAATACCTTCAGGCTTAATTATTCCAACATGCCGGAGGAAAGAATTTACGAAGGTATAAGACGATTGTCAAAAGAAATTGAAAATTACTGA
- the xerD gene encoding site-specific tyrosine recombinase XerD yields MEGYVNEFINYLAVERGLAQNTLESYGRDLRQFETYLQSGKMEILKDSNRNTILGYLSNLQSKGRAVSTISRNLAAIKSFYQYLVRERYIDKDPAASLESPKLEKKLPKILSITEVEELLKQPNTLLPTGLRDKAMLELLYATGIRVSELISLNISDANLDMGYIKCYGKGSKERIVPLGSIAAKCVQEYIAKGRPKLVRTYEEPSLFVNHHGNRLTRQGFWKIIKKYAQEASITKEITPHTLRHSFATHLLENGADLRSVQEMLGHADISTTQIYTHVTKNRLKEVYDKTHPRA; encoded by the coding sequence ATGGAAGGTTATGTTAATGAGTTTATTAACTATCTTGCTGTTGAGCGTGGTTTAGCGCAAAATACTCTGGAATCTTATGGAAGAGATTTACGTCAGTTCGAAACCTATTTGCAGAGCGGTAAAATGGAAATATTAAAAGACTCTAATCGCAATACCATCCTTGGCTATTTAAGCAATCTTCAATCTAAAGGCCGCGCTGTTTCAACAATCTCGCGTAATCTGGCGGCAATTAAGTCATTTTACCAGTATCTGGTGCGTGAGCGCTATATAGATAAAGATCCGGCAGCCAGTTTGGAGTCTCCCAAGCTGGAAAAAAAACTGCCTAAAATACTTTCCATCACTGAAGTGGAGGAACTGCTTAAACAGCCGAATACCCTGCTGCCAACCGGCTTACGTGACAAAGCTATGCTTGAGTTGCTTTATGCAACCGGCATTAGAGTATCAGAGTTGATTTCGTTGAATATCTCAGACGCCAATCTGGACATGGGCTATATTAAATGCTACGGCAAAGGCTCGAAAGAGCGTATTGTACCGCTTGGTTCAATTGCCGCCAAATGCGTTCAGGAATATATTGCCAAAGGCCGACCTAAACTGGTGCGTACCTATGAAGAGCCGTCACTATTTGTCAATCACCACGGCAACCGGCTGACCAGGCAGGGCTTTTGGAAAATCATCAAGAAATATGCCCAGGAAGCCAGTATTACCAAAGAAATTACCCCCCATACCTTAAGACATTCTTTTGCCACCCACTTGCTGGAAAACGGGGCTGATTTGCGTTCAGTCCAGGAAATGCTGGGTCATGCCGATATTTCCACAACGCAAATCTATACTCACGTGACGAAAAACCGCTTAAAAGAAGTGTATGATAAAACGCATCCCCGAGCATAA
- a CDS encoding phosphopentomutase, with amino-acid sequence MFKRVIILVLDSVGIGAAPDAAEYGDGKVNTLANIARSQGGLFLPNLEKMGLGCIEDITGVKKTAAPQASYGKMAEISKGKDTTSGHWELAGCPLFAPFPVYPDGFPPVMIEQFTALTGRKILGNKVASGTEIIAELGAEHMRTGYPIVYTSADSVFQIAAHEEVIPLDHLYELCKIAREQVCTGEHAVGRIIARPFTGRPGEFVRTANRHDYSLTPPADTVLDVMKAAGYSVTGIGKIGDIFAHRGLTRSVPSKSNADGMEILTALTRGNAGNGLIMVNLVDFDSKYGHRNDVAGYAGALEQFDEALGRLLPAIAAGDLLLITADHGCDPTAPGTDHTREYVPLMAYAKDGRGQPLGTRSTFADVAATVAANFGLPPFAYGTSFLSELL; translated from the coding sequence TTGTTTAAACGAGTCATTATTTTAGTGTTAGACAGCGTTGGTATCGGTGCGGCTCCTGACGCGGCTGAATATGGAGACGGTAAAGTAAATACGCTGGCCAATATTGCTCGCTCACAAGGCGGGCTTTTTTTGCCTAATCTGGAAAAAATGGGTTTGGGCTGCATTGAAGACATCACCGGGGTTAAAAAAACTGCGGCGCCGCAGGCCAGTTACGGTAAAATGGCTGAAATATCCAAAGGAAAGGATACCACCAGCGGACATTGGGAATTGGCAGGCTGCCCGTTATTTGCGCCTTTTCCGGTATACCCGGACGGCTTTCCCCCAGTGATGATCGAGCAGTTCACGGCGCTTACGGGGCGTAAAATTTTGGGAAATAAAGTGGCTTCCGGAACGGAAATCATTGCCGAACTCGGGGCCGAGCATATGCGAACCGGTTATCCGATTGTATATACCTCGGCTGACAGTGTTTTTCAGATTGCCGCCCATGAAGAGGTGATACCGCTTGATCATTTATATGAGCTGTGTAAAATCGCCCGCGAACAGGTTTGTACCGGCGAGCATGCGGTTGGCCGGATTATAGCCAGACCGTTTACCGGCAGGCCGGGTGAATTTGTCCGGACCGCCAACCGGCATGATTATAGCCTTACCCCACCTGCGGATACAGTGCTTGATGTGATGAAAGCAGCCGGATATTCAGTTACCGGTATTGGCAAGATTGGCGATATTTTTGCGCACCGCGGCCTGACCCGTTCTGTTCCCAGCAAATCGAATGCCGATGGTATGGAAATATTAACTGCGCTGACCAGGGGAAATGCCGGGAATGGTCTGATTATGGTTAACTTGGTGGATTTTGACAGTAAATACGGTCATCGTAACGATGTTGCCGGTTATGCCGGCGCCCTGGAACAATTTGATGAAGCTTTGGGCCGCTTGCTGCCGGCAATAGCCGCCGGAGATTTATTGCTGATTACCGCTGATCATGGCTGTGACCCCACTGCCCCCGGAACGGATCATACCCGTGAATATGTGCCGCTTATGGCTTATGCTAAAGATGGCCGGGGTCAGCCGCTGGGAACACGCAGCACCTTTGCGGATGTGGCGGCAACCGTAGCCGCTAATTTCGGGTTGCCGCCATTTGCCTATGGAACCAGCTTTTTATCCGAACTATTATGA